From one Esox lucius isolate fEsoLuc1 chromosome 11, fEsoLuc1.pri, whole genome shotgun sequence genomic stretch:
- the gucy2c gene encoding heat-stable enterotoxin receptor isoform X3 produces the protein MNSNSYLCVGVLLLALVESRMLDNCLKSNPKYTMNVVLLNDETLDWHLPFVREVVKEAIKEDEKLNIAAGLDTVLTANYKGFNTTLYKRGGCGSSTCEGVEILKSLHAHGDVGCVMLGPSCSFATFFMVDVEIGLTLTIPIISAGSFGLSCDYKTNLTRLLPPARKVSNFFVHFWNFTSRGLKTSWASAYVYKKEDQTEDCYWYINALEAQSVQFALTISREMLRNKKELKDALESQTRHSNIFILCGSPDDIATIKNETTIPQEIVFFLIDVYNHEYYKNKTASPGMENVLVLTLPQRNYTFNDYVAGYYDGVLLFGHMLRQRLLSNQQKASELSDENPFRNISFYDLSTQDVIVIVLSISILVVTVIALMFYRQNMKERRNRKRWSHISPDLIGPLDGKELSLVSLKIDEDTRKDSCYQIHRGRYDKKPVILKELQHTDGNFSENQRIELNTLLHIDYYNLTKFYGTVKFDYGVFGVFEFCERGSLRYVLNDKISYPEESFMDLEFKISVMYDIAKGMSYLHSSNVQVHGRLKSSNCVVDNRMVVKITDFGCNTILSPSKDLWTAPEHLRKQGISQKGDVYSFAIISQEIIMRQNPFFTKACSDNAEKLLKVQFPSGPGFFRPDLNFQTAAENESELCILIKNCWEEDPEKRPDFKKIEGLLGKIFSNLHNQANETYMDNLIRRLQMYSRNLEHLVEERTALYKAERDRADRLNFMLLPAPVVRSLKETGRVEPELFEEVTVYFSDIVGFTTLCHYSTPMEVVDMLNDIYKNFDGILDHHDVYKVETIGDAYMVASGLPRRNGNWHAVDIARMALDILAFVGTFQLQHLPGIPLWIRIGVHSGPCAAGVVGNKMPRYCLFGDTVNTASRMESTGLPLRIHVSQSTINILQRTDCKFEYERRGETFLKGKGKEMTYWLTGVAGTEYNLPTPPTAENFVRLQQDLSEMIISSLENREPGPEGLIRKTLSTRARRRDTSGSQGDGLPEYLHLAVTDVPNTYL, from the exons ATGAACTCAAATAGTTATTTGTGCGTCGGAGTGTTACTTCTAGCACTTGTAGAAAGCAGAATGCTGGACAACTGCTTGAAATCAAATCCAAAATACACCATGAATGTTGTACTTTTGAATGATGAAACCTTGGACTGGCACTTACCATTTGTAAGGGAAGTGGTCAAAGAAGCAATTAAAGAGGACGAGAAACTGAACATTGCAGCAG GTTTGGACACCGTATTAACAGCTAATTACAAGGGTTTCAACACAACGCTGTACAAACGAGGAGGCTGTGGGAGCAGCACCTGTGAGGGAGTGGAGATACTCAAGTCCTTACAT GCTCACGGTGATGTGGGATGTGTCATGCTGGGACCCTCCTGTTCATTTGCCACTTTCTTTATGGTGGA cgtGGAGATTGGCCTGACCCTGACAATTCCCATCATCTCTGCAGGAAGCTTTGGTTTGTCATGCGACTACAAGACCAACTTGACACGCCTTTTGCCCCCGGCACGCAAGGTCTCAAACTTCTTTGTCCACTTCTGGAACTTCACCAGCCGTGGACTGAAGACGTCCTGGGCCAGCGCTTATGTCTACAAGAAGGAAGACCAAACAGAGGACTGCTACTG GTACATCAATGCTCTGGAGGCACAGTCGGTCCAGTTCGCTTTGACGATCTCCAGGGAGATGCTCCGCAACAAGAAAGAGCTGAAAGACGCCCTTGAGTCTCAAACAAGGCACAGCAATA tatTCATTCTCTGTGGATCCCCAGATGACATCGCCACTATAAAGAATGAAACAACAATTCCACAAGAAATTGTCTTCTTCCTCATCGATGTCTATAA CCACGAGTATTACAAAAACAAGACAGCCAGCCCAGGCATGGAAAATGTTCTGGTGCTTACTTTGCCTCAAAGAAACTACACA TTCAATGATTATGTGGCGGGATACTACGACGGCGTTCTGCTCTTTGGCCACATGCTGAGACAGAGGTTGCTGAGCAACCAACAAAAGGCTTCCGAGCTCTCCGATGAAAACCCCTTCAGGAATATCTCGTTTTACG ACCTGTCGACACAGGATGTCATTGTGATCGTCCTGAGTATCAGCATATTGGTGGTGACTGTCATCGCCCTGATGTTCTACAG GCAGAACATGAAGGAGCGTCGGAACCGAAAGAGGTGGTCTCACATCAGTCCCGACCTGATAGGGCCCCTGGACGGGAAGGAGTTAAGCCTGGTCTCACTTAAG ATTGATGAAGACACCAGGAAAGACAGCTGTTACCAGATCCACCGGGGTCGCTATGATAAAAAG CCCGTGATTCTGAAGGAGCTGCAACACACAGACGGCAACTTCAGTGAGAACCAGAGGATCGAGCTCAACACT CTCCTGCATATTGACTACTATAACCTGACCAAATTCTATGGCACAGTGAAGTTTGACTATGGCGTGTTTGGAGTGTTTGAGTTCTGTGAGAGGGGATCCCTGAGG TATGTCCTGAATGATAAAATCTCATATCCAGAAGAATCCTTCATGGACTTAGAATTCAAGATATCAGTCATGTATGACATAGCTAAG GGCATGTCCTACCTCCACTCAAGCAACGTTCAAGTTCACGGCCGACTGAAGTCTTCCAACTGTGTGGTGGACAACCGTATGGTGGTTAAAATCACAGACTTTGGGTGCAACACCATCCTTAGCCCAAGCAAAG ATTTGTGGACAGCTCCGGAGCACCTACGGAAGCAGGGGATCTCCCAGAAGGGTGACGTCTACAGCTTTGCCATTATCTCTCAGGAGATCATAATGAGGCAGAACCCCTTCTTCACCAAGGCCTGCTCCGACAACGCAG AGAAGCTGTTAAAGGTGCAGTTCCCAAGTGGCCCTGGTTTCTTCAGGCCAGATCTAAACTTTCAGACAGCAGCTGAAAATGAATCAGAG CTGTGCATACTGATAAAGAACTGCTGGGAAGAGGACCCAGAGAAGAGGCCAGATTTCAAGAAGATCGAAGGATTGCTGGGTAAAATATTCAG CAACCTCCACAACCAGGCAAACGAGACGTACATGGATAACCTGATTCGCCGGCTGCAGATGTACTCCAGGAACCTTGAGCACCTGGTGGAGGAGAGGACGGCTCTGTACAAAGCCGAGAGGGACAGAGCCGACCGACTCAACTTCATGCTCCTGCCAGC CCCGGTGGTGCGCTCCCTGAAGGAGACGGGCAGGGTGGAGCCGGAGCTGTTTGAGGAGGTGACAGTCTATTTCAGTGACATAGTGGGCTTCACCACCCTGTGCCACTACAGCACCCCCATGGAGGTGGTGGACATGCTGAACGACATCTACAAGAACTTTGACGGGATCCTGGACCACCACGACGTATACAAG GTGGAGACCATCGGAGACGCATACATGGTGGCGTCAGGTTTGCCGCGACGGAATGGCAACTGGCATGCAGTGGACATTGCCCGCATGGCCCTGGACATACTGGCCTTCGTGGGGACGTTCCAGCTGCAACATTTACCGGGAATACCTCTGTGGATACGCATCGGAGTGCACTCTG GGCCGTGTGCCGCGGGCGTGGTGGGGAACAAGATGCCACGCTACTGTCTGTTTGGAGACACCGTCAACACAGCCTCACGTATGGAGTCCACAGGCCTGC CGCTGCGAATCCACGTCAGCCAGTCCACCATTAACATCCTCCAACGCACAGACTGCAAGTTTGAGTACGAGCGGAGAGGAGAGACTTTCCTGAAG GGTAAAGGCAAGGAGATGACATACTGGTTGACAGGGGTGGCAGGGACAGAATACAACTTGCCAACACCCCCAACAGC TGAGAACTTTGTGAGGCTGCAGCAGGACCTGTCTGAGATGATCATATCCAGCCTGGAGAACAGAGAACCGGGTCCCGAGGGGCTGATAAGGAAGACTCTCTCCACTAGAGCCAGGAGGAGGGACACCAGTGGGAGCCAGGGGGACGGCCTGCCGGAGTACTTGCACCTGGCCGTCACGGATGTCCCCAACACTTACCTGTAG